A DNA window from Pseudarthrobacter sp. W1I19 contains the following coding sequences:
- a CDS encoding carbohydrate ABC transporter permease, whose translation MTTTASRAQLPAVTRRRRPFNLRRAAAWALLVLAIAVSVLPFLWVLRTALSTNNALATNAASLLPAEFSFGAFKRVFGLQSAADAVAEGGSGAQIDFWLYLRNSIIFSSITTAGAVFFSAMAAYAFARLRWKGRNAVFSLFLGTMLVPPIFTALPNFLLIKNLDLLNTMLGMVLPYIFMTPFAIFFLRQFFLNMSREVEEAAMLDGAKHLRIFFQIVLPNAAAPIATLALLTFIGQWNEYFWPLLVGSQDDVRVLQVGLGVFKSQSPQGAPDWSGLMAATLISALPVLILFAAFGKKIVNSIGFSGIK comes from the coding sequence ATGACCACCACCGCAAGCCGGGCGCAGCTGCCGGCCGTAACCCGCCGCCGTCGTCCTTTCAACCTCCGTCGCGCCGCCGCCTGGGCCCTGCTGGTCCTTGCGATCGCCGTCTCCGTGCTTCCCTTCCTCTGGGTCCTGCGCACGGCACTGTCCACCAACAACGCCCTGGCCACCAACGCCGCCAGCCTGCTGCCGGCGGAGTTCAGCTTCGGCGCCTTCAAACGGGTCTTCGGGCTCCAGTCAGCGGCGGATGCCGTGGCTGAAGGCGGTTCCGGGGCACAAATCGACTTCTGGCTCTACCTGCGGAATTCGATCATCTTCTCTTCCATCACCACTGCGGGCGCAGTCTTCTTCAGCGCAATGGCCGCCTATGCCTTTGCACGCCTGCGCTGGAAGGGCCGGAACGCGGTCTTCAGCCTGTTCCTGGGCACCATGCTGGTCCCGCCGATTTTCACCGCCCTGCCCAACTTCCTGCTGATCAAGAACCTGGACCTGCTCAACACGATGCTCGGCATGGTCCTGCCCTACATCTTCATGACCCCCTTCGCCATCTTCTTCCTGCGGCAGTTCTTCCTGAACATGTCCCGCGAGGTGGAGGAGGCGGCCATGCTCGACGGCGCCAAGCACCTTCGCATCTTCTTCCAGATCGTCCTGCCCAACGCCGCAGCCCCCATCGCCACGCTTGCCCTGCTCACCTTCATTGGCCAGTGGAACGAATACTTCTGGCCCCTGCTGGTGGGATCCCAGGACGACGTCCGTGTGCTCCAGGTTGGCCTGGGCGTCTTCAAGTCCCAGTCGCCGCAGGGTGCCCCGGACTGGTCCGGCCTCATGGCCGCGACCCTCATCTCGGCCCTGCCAGTGCTGATCCTCTTCGCGGCCTTCGGCAAGAAGATCGTCAACTCCATCGGCTTCTCCGGCATCAAGTGA
- a CDS encoding DeoR/GlpR family DNA-binding transcription regulator, which translates to MLPAARHQAIVDAVQRERVVRVSDLAQQLGVSLMTVRRDIELLEEGGKLERIHGGAKLPGDASTHEPGFELKSTQLTAEKRAIAVEAAALVQEGMAVGLSAGTTTWALAKELVNGPQITVVTNSVRIADLFHHAASTGPARYSSTVILIGGQRTPSDALVGPIATSALKLLHLDLLFLGVHGMDATAGFTTPNLLEAETNRAFVAAARKTVVLADHTKWGVLGISSIASLEEVDEVISDPGLGSEAQRVLQERVGRLRLAAA; encoded by the coding sequence ATGCTCCCCGCAGCACGCCACCAGGCCATCGTGGACGCCGTCCAGCGCGAACGGGTTGTCCGCGTCTCGGACCTCGCCCAGCAATTGGGTGTCTCACTGATGACGGTCCGCCGGGACATCGAGCTGCTGGAGGAAGGCGGCAAGCTGGAGCGGATCCACGGCGGAGCCAAGCTTCCTGGCGATGCCAGCACCCACGAGCCCGGCTTTGAGCTTAAGTCCACGCAGCTGACGGCGGAGAAGCGTGCCATCGCCGTTGAAGCTGCCGCGCTGGTCCAGGAAGGAATGGCCGTTGGCCTCAGCGCCGGGACCACCACCTGGGCACTGGCCAAGGAACTGGTCAATGGACCACAGATCACGGTGGTCACCAACTCCGTGCGCATCGCCGACCTGTTCCATCACGCTGCGTCAACCGGCCCGGCCCGCTACAGCTCCACCGTGATCCTGATCGGAGGCCAGCGAACGCCGTCGGACGCGCTGGTGGGCCCCATCGCCACCAGCGCCCTGAAGCTGCTGCACCTGGACCTGCTGTTCCTGGGTGTCCACGGTATGGACGCGACGGCAGGCTTCACCACGCCCAACCTGCTCGAAGCCGAAACGAACCGCGCCTTTGTGGCCGCCGCAAGGAAGACTGTGGTGCTTGCGGACCATACCAAGTGGGGGGTGCTGGGCATCAGTTCCATTGCCTCACTGGAGGAAGTGGACGAGGTGATCAGTGATCCCGGACTTGGTTCCGAGGCACAACGTGTCCTGCAGGAGAGGGTAGGCAGGCTGCGGCTGGCCGCAGCCTAG
- the acs gene encoding acetate--CoA ligase, giving the protein MSQDTSSSTATAAAGSGQGGQAGQQGDAFENLLHETRTFPPTPEFAADAVVKASEYEEAAADRPAFWAKQARELLTWSKDFDQALDWSNPPFAKWFVGGEVNAAYNALDRHVEAGRGDRVAIYFEGEPGDTRTYTYAQLTDEVKKAANAFESLGVVKGDRVAVYLPMIPEAVITLLACARIGAVHSVVFGGFSADALRSRIEDAEAKLVVTADGTYRRGKPSALKSAVDEALANDGHSVQNVVVVKRNGQDVDWTEGRDHWWADTVEAASAEHTAVGHDSEHPLFILYTSGTTGKPKGILHTTGGYLTQNAYTHKAVFDLHPETDVYWCTADVGWVTGHSYVTYAPLINGATQVMYEGTPDSPHQGRWWEIVEKYKVSILYTAPTAIRTFMKWGREIPDKYDLSSLRVLGSVGEPINPEAWMWYRKVIGGDKTPIVDTWWQTETGAQMIAPLPGVTAAKPGSAQVPLPGIAVDVVDEMGESVPNGHGGFLVIREPWPAMLRGIWGDPERYKDTYWSRFENMYFAGDGAKKDEDGDLWLLGRVDDVMNISGHRLSTTEIESALVSHPAVAEAAVVGASDETTGQAVVAFVILRGDAVDSGEDMVQELRNHVGKEIGPIAKPKNILVVPELPKTRSGKIMRRLLKDVAEGRDPGDATTLSDPTIMQQIAQSLRK; this is encoded by the coding sequence ATGTCCCAGGACACTTCAAGCTCCACGGCCACCGCTGCCGCCGGCTCCGGACAAGGCGGGCAGGCAGGCCAGCAGGGCGATGCCTTTGAAAACCTGCTGCACGAGACCCGGACGTTTCCGCCCACTCCCGAGTTCGCCGCTGACGCCGTGGTCAAGGCATCGGAATACGAGGAGGCCGCTGCCGACCGCCCGGCGTTCTGGGCGAAGCAGGCGCGGGAACTGCTGACCTGGTCCAAGGACTTTGACCAGGCGCTGGACTGGTCCAACCCGCCGTTCGCCAAGTGGTTTGTGGGCGGCGAAGTCAACGCTGCTTACAACGCGCTGGACCGGCACGTCGAGGCCGGCCGGGGTGACAGGGTGGCCATCTACTTCGAAGGCGAACCCGGAGATACCCGCACTTACACCTACGCCCAGCTGACCGACGAGGTGAAGAAGGCCGCGAATGCGTTCGAGTCCCTCGGCGTGGTCAAGGGCGACCGGGTGGCCGTGTACCTGCCAATGATCCCCGAGGCCGTGATCACGCTCCTGGCCTGCGCCCGGATCGGGGCAGTGCATTCGGTGGTGTTCGGCGGCTTCTCCGCGGACGCGCTGCGCTCGAGGATTGAGGATGCCGAGGCCAAGCTGGTGGTCACCGCGGACGGGACCTACCGCCGCGGCAAGCCCAGCGCACTCAAGAGCGCGGTGGATGAGGCCCTCGCGAACGATGGGCACAGCGTGCAGAACGTGGTGGTGGTCAAGCGCAACGGCCAGGACGTGGACTGGACCGAAGGCCGGGACCACTGGTGGGCGGACACCGTGGAGGCGGCTTCCGCCGAGCACACCGCCGTCGGCCATGACTCCGAGCACCCGCTGTTCATCCTCTACACCTCCGGCACCACCGGCAAGCCCAAGGGCATCCTGCACACCACCGGCGGATACCTCACCCAGAACGCCTACACCCACAAGGCGGTGTTCGACCTGCACCCGGAGACGGACGTGTACTGGTGCACGGCCGACGTCGGCTGGGTCACCGGCCACTCCTACGTCACCTACGCCCCGCTCATCAACGGTGCCACCCAGGTGATGTACGAGGGCACCCCGGACTCCCCGCACCAGGGCCGCTGGTGGGAGATCGTGGAGAAGTACAAGGTCTCCATCCTCTACACCGCCCCCACCGCGATCCGGACGTTCATGAAGTGGGGCCGGGAGATCCCGGACAAGTACGATCTGTCCTCCCTCCGCGTGCTCGGGTCCGTCGGCGAACCCATCAACCCCGAAGCCTGGATGTGGTACCGGAAAGTCATCGGCGGGGACAAGACCCCCATCGTGGACACCTGGTGGCAGACCGAGACCGGCGCCCAGATGATCGCCCCGCTGCCCGGCGTCACCGCCGCCAAGCCCGGCTCCGCCCAGGTGCCGCTGCCCGGCATCGCGGTGGACGTGGTGGACGAGATGGGCGAATCCGTCCCCAACGGCCACGGCGGCTTCCTGGTGATCCGCGAACCCTGGCCCGCCATGCTCCGCGGCATCTGGGGCGACCCGGAGCGATACAAGGACACCTACTGGTCCCGGTTCGAGAACATGTACTTCGCCGGCGACGGCGCCAAGAAAGACGAGGACGGCGACCTCTGGCTCCTCGGCCGGGTGGACGACGTCATGAACATCTCCGGCCACCGGCTCTCCACCACCGAAATCGAATCCGCCCTGGTATCCCACCCCGCCGTAGCCGAAGCCGCCGTCGTGGGAGCCTCGGACGAAACTACCGGACAGGCCGTCGTCGCGTTCGTCATCCTCCGCGGCGACGCGGTGGATTCCGGAGAAGACATGGTCCAGGAACTCCGGAACCACGTGGGCAAGGAAATCGGCCCCATCGCCAAACCGAAGAACATCCTGGTGGTCCCCGAACTGCCCAAGACCCGCTCCGGGAAAATTATGCGCCGCCTGCTCAAGGACGTCGCTGAAGGCCGCGACCCGGGTGATGCTACTACTCTCTCCGACCCCACGATCATGCAGCAGATTGCCCAGTCGCTCAGAAAGTAA
- a CDS encoding LacI family DNA-binding transcriptional regulator — protein sequence MYSMTTSAVPSPRGPVTRKDVARFAGVSTAVVSYVVNGGPKKVAPATEAKVQDAIRRLGYRPNAAARALKLGSSETIGLVIPDNSNSFFSLLAHAVEDAAAELGYALLLTNSDGNLAKELRNLRNLAARQVDGVILSSVLMEPALPELESAEIPVVLLNHSADAPGFNSVGVDLVAGAKTAVEHLIGHGHTNIALAMGTNTGNYYDGREEGWLQALAAAGLSEGPIVRTPFTREGGYAAGKRLLAAASRPTAIFATSDLQAVGILRALHEAGLSIPRDIALASFDGSAEAEYSWPPLTTVKQPAKAMAEAAVSALIGAHRNQESEHLIFPAELQVRQSCGCP from the coding sequence ATGTACTCCATGACCACTTCGGCAGTGCCGTCCCCGCGCGGGCCGGTGACGCGCAAGGACGTTGCGCGCTTCGCGGGCGTCAGCACCGCCGTCGTGAGTTATGTAGTCAATGGAGGGCCCAAAAAAGTGGCGCCCGCAACGGAAGCCAAAGTACAGGACGCCATCCGCCGGCTGGGGTACCGCCCGAATGCTGCCGCCCGGGCCCTGAAGCTCGGATCCAGCGAAACAATAGGGCTGGTCATTCCGGACAACAGCAACTCCTTCTTCTCGCTGCTGGCCCATGCCGTGGAAGATGCGGCCGCCGAACTGGGATACGCCCTGTTGCTGACCAACTCGGACGGAAACCTTGCCAAGGAACTGCGGAACCTCCGCAACCTTGCGGCACGACAGGTGGACGGGGTGATCCTTTCCAGTGTTTTGATGGAACCTGCCCTGCCGGAACTTGAATCTGCGGAGATTCCTGTTGTCCTGCTGAACCACAGTGCCGACGCTCCGGGATTCAACAGCGTGGGCGTTGACCTGGTGGCCGGGGCGAAAACAGCCGTGGAACATCTGATCGGCCACGGGCACACCAATATCGCCCTGGCCATGGGAACCAACACGGGCAACTACTATGACGGCCGTGAAGAGGGCTGGCTCCAGGCCCTTGCCGCGGCCGGCCTGTCCGAAGGTCCCATTGTCCGCACCCCGTTCACGCGGGAGGGCGGCTATGCCGCCGGGAAACGCCTCCTGGCCGCAGCAAGCCGTCCCACGGCTATCTTCGCCACCTCCGACCTGCAGGCGGTGGGTATCCTTCGGGCACTGCATGAAGCGGGCTTGTCAATCCCCAGGGACATCGCCCTGGCTTCCTTCGACGGCTCGGCCGAGGCGGAGTACAGCTGGCCTCCCCTCACCACGGTGAAACAGCCGGCAAAAGCCATGGCGGAGGCCGCCGTCAGTGCCCTCATCGGGGCCCACCGCAACCAGGAATCCGAACACCTCATCTTCCCGGCCGAACTGCAGGTCCGGCAGTCCTGCGGCTGCCCTTAG
- a CDS encoding Gfo/Idh/MocA family protein — translation MTFSIGVLGAGQFGGQFAHLFNLHPGVSDVYVVDERPERAAEARERYHLAGSKGSFEELLASDVDAVAIFTQRWTHGPLVEQALRAGKHVYSAVPMAVSEEEIARIIDAVRDTGLVYMMGETSYYNPATVYAREQHAAGRFGRIFYSEGDYVHDMDLGFYDAYQYSGGDRWKETASYPPMLYPTHAIGGVLGAVPAHAVSVSCVGVRDDRNDGVFDQAVSMFGNDFSNATALFELNDGGVMRTNEMRRVGYPSHIRESRFRFFGTEASFEQLAKVTVWQDKMNVHDISEQVETRPSMSLDDPSLANVAPELRDAFVSGLAPVHNAERLPEEFRGAPNGHEGSHHFLVDDFVTAVNTGTLPPVNAWVAARYTLPGIVAHQSAQQNGARLPIRDFGDAPAY, via the coding sequence ATGACGTTTTCGATCGGTGTACTCGGCGCAGGACAGTTCGGCGGGCAGTTCGCACACCTTTTCAACCTCCACCCGGGGGTCAGCGACGTGTACGTGGTGGACGAGCGGCCCGAGCGTGCCGCCGAAGCCCGGGAGCGCTACCACCTCGCAGGGTCCAAGGGGAGTTTTGAGGAACTGCTCGCTTCCGACGTCGACGCGGTTGCGATCTTCACTCAGCGCTGGACCCATGGCCCGCTGGTGGAGCAGGCGCTGCGCGCGGGCAAGCATGTGTACTCGGCCGTCCCCATGGCCGTTTCGGAAGAAGAGATTGCGCGCATCATTGACGCCGTCCGCGACACCGGGCTGGTGTACATGATGGGGGAGACCAGCTATTACAACCCGGCCACTGTATATGCGCGGGAGCAGCATGCAGCCGGGCGGTTCGGCCGGATCTTCTACTCGGAGGGCGACTACGTCCACGACATGGACCTCGGCTTTTACGACGCCTACCAGTACAGCGGCGGCGACCGCTGGAAGGAGACCGCCAGCTACCCGCCGATGCTCTACCCCACCCACGCCATCGGGGGTGTGCTCGGCGCCGTTCCGGCGCACGCCGTCAGCGTCAGCTGCGTGGGGGTCCGGGATGACCGGAACGACGGCGTGTTCGATCAGGCCGTCAGCATGTTCGGCAACGACTTTTCCAACGCCACGGCGCTCTTTGAACTGAACGACGGCGGCGTGATGCGTACCAATGAAATGCGCCGCGTGGGCTATCCGTCCCACATCCGGGAGTCCCGGTTCAGGTTCTTTGGTACGGAGGCAAGCTTCGAGCAGCTGGCGAAGGTGACCGTCTGGCAGGACAAAATGAACGTCCATGACATTTCGGAGCAGGTGGAAACGCGGCCCAGCATGTCCCTGGATGATCCTTCACTGGCTAACGTGGCCCCTGAGCTCCGGGACGCTTTTGTGTCCGGCCTCGCCCCCGTCCACAACGCCGAGCGGCTGCCGGAAGAGTTCCGCGGTGCACCCAACGGGCATGAAGGCAGCCACCACTTCCTCGTGGATGATTTTGTGACCGCCGTGAACACGGGCACGCTTCCGCCAGTCAACGCCTGGGTGGCGGCCCGCTACACCCTGCCCGGGATCGTGGCCCACCAGTCGGCCCAGCAAAACGGCGCGCGGCTGCCCATCCGCGACTTCGGCGACGCCCCGGCCTACTGA
- a CDS encoding carbohydrate ABC transporter permease translates to MSTTTARPGTINTAALRSGSRPKRHYGTHIFLTVMAVMWLVPLGWSLFTALRPVASTNEHGYFSLAGDFNFDNFIQAWTQGGFATYFWNSIILTVPAVLLTLFLASLMAFAVSRVNWKFNVTLLIMFTAGNLLPPQVLAAPLFEMAKHFEVPYTFSDSGNMLNTYIVVIAVNTAFQMGFCTFVLSNYMKALSADLTEAALVDGAGIWRQYREIILPLCRPAFAALGTLQVIFIYNDYFWPLLFIQSGNRLPITTAINNLQGQFLSNYNLLAAGAVITVIPTLVIYLLLQRQFVAGLTLGSSKG, encoded by the coding sequence ATGAGCACCACCACAGCACGCCCGGGCACCATTAATACCGCGGCGCTGCGGTCCGGCAGCAGGCCCAAGCGCCATTATGGAACCCACATTTTCCTCACGGTCATGGCGGTGATGTGGCTGGTTCCGCTCGGCTGGTCCCTCTTCACGGCCCTCCGGCCGGTGGCATCTACGAACGAACATGGCTACTTCAGCCTTGCCGGTGACTTCAACTTCGACAACTTCATCCAGGCCTGGACCCAGGGCGGGTTCGCCACATACTTCTGGAACTCCATCATCCTCACCGTCCCGGCGGTGCTCCTGACCCTGTTTCTGGCCTCCCTCATGGCCTTCGCCGTGAGCCGCGTCAACTGGAAGTTCAACGTCACCCTGCTCATCATGTTCACTGCCGGCAACCTGCTGCCGCCGCAGGTCCTGGCCGCGCCGCTGTTCGAGATGGCCAAGCACTTCGAGGTGCCCTACACCTTCAGCGATTCCGGCAACATGCTCAACACCTACATTGTGGTGATCGCAGTCAACACCGCGTTCCAGATGGGATTTTGCACCTTTGTGCTGTCCAACTACATGAAAGCACTCTCCGCCGACCTCACCGAAGCCGCCCTGGTGGACGGCGCCGGCATTTGGCGGCAGTACCGGGAAATCATCCTGCCGCTCTGCAGGCCCGCTTTTGCGGCACTGGGTACCCTGCAGGTCATCTTCATCTATAACGACTACTTCTGGCCCCTCCTGTTCATCCAGAGCGGCAACCGGCTTCCGATCACCACGGCCATCAACAACCTCCAGGGACAGTTCCTGAGCAACTACAACCTCCTGGCCGCAGGGGCCGTCATCACGGTGATTCCCACGCTGGTGATCTACCTGCTGCTGCAGCGGCAGTTTGTTGCGGGCCTGACTCTTGGTTCCAGCAAGGGGTAG
- a CDS encoding ABC transporter substrate-binding protein, producing MASQFDASATAFPSRRSILKTVGVGAAGLAGIPFLAACTGGSAPSASGSDSPGLTFGSGSSDDVPKRAYQAVTDAFTAKTGKKVTTNVVPHNDFQNKINSYLQGSPDDTFTWFAGYRMQYYAGKGLLAPIDDVWETIGGNYSDALKKASTGPDGKMYFVPNYNYPWGFFYRKSLWAEKGYEVPETFDALKTLAAKMQADGIIPIGFADKDGWPAMGTFDYINMRLNSYQFHVDLCSHKESWDQQKVNAVFDTWSALLPFQDPAALGQTWQDAAKALEAKKTGMYLLGSFVTQQFTDPAVLADIDFFAFPEIAMEGRDAVEAPIDGLLLSKKGGENKTARDFMAFLGTAEAQDAYAAVDASNIATAKGTDTSKFSPLNKKCADTIADAKYISQFFDRDALPAMANNVMIPALQSFIKDGKMDVKNLEAQAKTLYAAQ from the coding sequence ATGGCTTCACAGTTTGATGCGTCTGCAACTGCATTTCCGAGCAGGCGGAGCATCCTCAAGACCGTCGGCGTAGGCGCAGCTGGCCTGGCCGGCATCCCGTTCCTCGCGGCCTGTACGGGCGGAAGCGCCCCGTCCGCCTCGGGCTCCGACTCCCCCGGCCTGACATTCGGTTCCGGATCCTCCGACGACGTCCCCAAGCGGGCCTACCAGGCCGTCACTGACGCTTTCACGGCCAAGACCGGCAAGAAAGTCACCACCAACGTGGTGCCCCACAATGATTTCCAGAACAAGATCAATTCCTACCTGCAGGGGTCTCCGGACGATACGTTCACCTGGTTTGCCGGCTACCGCATGCAGTACTACGCCGGCAAGGGCCTCCTCGCACCGATCGATGATGTGTGGGAAACCATCGGCGGCAACTACTCCGATGCCCTGAAGAAGGCCTCCACGGGCCCGGACGGCAAGATGTACTTCGTCCCCAACTACAACTACCCGTGGGGCTTCTTCTACCGGAAGAGCCTCTGGGCCGAGAAGGGCTACGAGGTGCCGGAAACCTTCGACGCCCTCAAGACCCTTGCGGCCAAGATGCAGGCGGACGGCATCATCCCCATCGGCTTTGCCGACAAGGACGGCTGGCCGGCCATGGGCACGTTCGACTACATCAACATGCGGCTCAACAGCTACCAGTTCCATGTGGACCTCTGCTCGCACAAGGAATCCTGGGACCAGCAAAAGGTCAACGCGGTCTTTGACACCTGGTCGGCCCTGCTTCCCTTCCAGGATCCGGCGGCCCTCGGCCAGACCTGGCAGGACGCCGCCAAGGCTCTGGAAGCGAAAAAGACCGGCATGTACCTGCTCGGCTCCTTCGTCACTCAGCAGTTTACGGACCCTGCGGTGCTGGCGGACATCGATTTCTTCGCGTTTCCGGAGATCGCGATGGAAGGCCGCGACGCCGTCGAAGCCCCCATCGATGGCCTCCTGCTGTCCAAGAAGGGCGGGGAAAACAAAACGGCGCGCGACTTCATGGCCTTCCTCGGCACCGCCGAGGCCCAGGATGCCTATGCCGCCGTGGACGCGTCGAACATCGCCACCGCCAAGGGGACGGACACCTCCAAGTTCAGCCCGCTCAACAAGAAATGTGCGGATACCATCGCGGACGCGAAGTACATCAGCCAGTTCTTCGACCGCGACGCCCTCCCCGCCATGGCCAACAATGTGATGATCCCGGCCCTGCAGAGCTTCATCAAGGACGGAAAGATGGACGTCAAAAACCTTGAGGCCCAGGCTAAGACGCTCTACGCCGCGCAGTAG
- a CDS encoding sugar ABC transporter substrate-binding protein, with the protein MKKTLGAVAVAAAVALSLSACSGSASSAESSKGEISYWLWDANQLPAYQQCADDFTKANPDIKVKITQRGWDDYWSTLTNGFVGGTAPDVFTNHLGRYGELAENKQLLAIDDAVKKDNIDLTGYNEGLADLWVGQDGKRYGLPKDWDTIGLFYNKAMLASAGVTEDQMKNLTWNPEDGGTYEKVVAHLTVDKSGNRGDEPGFDKNNVAVYGLGLNGGGDSSGQTEWSYLTNTTGWSHTDKNPWGTHYNYDDPKFQESMEWFAGLADKGYMPKLETTVGAAMADTFAAGKSAINAHGSWMIGQYTGYKGIEVGIAPTPVGPEGERASMFNGLADSIWAGTKKKDASIKWVEYLASADCQDVVAAKAVVFPALKASSDKAAEAFAAKGVDVSAFTEHVKNKTTFLYPITDNTAKVKGIMEPAMDAVVSGKAPASSLTQANEQVNALFK; encoded by the coding sequence ATGAAGAAAACCCTCGGCGCCGTCGCCGTCGCCGCAGCTGTGGCACTGTCCCTGTCCGCCTGCAGCGGATCCGCTTCCTCGGCTGAGTCCTCCAAGGGCGAGATCAGCTACTGGCTCTGGGACGCGAACCAGCTCCCGGCGTACCAGCAGTGCGCCGACGACTTCACCAAGGCCAATCCGGACATCAAGGTCAAGATCACCCAGCGCGGCTGGGACGATTACTGGAGCACCCTCACCAACGGCTTCGTGGGCGGCACGGCCCCGGACGTGTTCACCAACCACCTGGGCCGCTACGGTGAACTGGCCGAAAACAAGCAGCTGCTGGCCATCGACGACGCCGTCAAAAAGGACAACATCGATCTGACGGGCTACAACGAGGGCCTCGCCGATCTGTGGGTTGGCCAGGACGGCAAGCGCTACGGCCTGCCCAAGGACTGGGACACCATCGGCCTGTTCTACAACAAAGCCATGCTGGCCAGCGCCGGCGTTACCGAGGACCAGATGAAGAACCTCACCTGGAACCCGGAGGACGGCGGCACATACGAAAAAGTTGTTGCCCACCTCACCGTGGACAAGAGCGGCAACCGCGGCGACGAGCCCGGCTTCGACAAGAACAACGTTGCCGTCTACGGGCTGGGCCTGAACGGCGGCGGCGACTCCTCCGGCCAGACCGAATGGAGCTACCTCACCAATACCACCGGATGGTCCCACACGGACAAGAACCCGTGGGGCACCCACTACAACTACGACGACCCCAAGTTCCAGGAAAGCATGGAATGGTTCGCCGGCCTGGCGGACAAGGGCTATATGCCCAAGCTGGAAACCACTGTGGGGGCAGCCATGGCAGACACGTTCGCGGCAGGCAAGTCCGCCATCAACGCCCATGGTTCTTGGATGATTGGCCAGTACACCGGCTACAAGGGCATCGAAGTGGGCATCGCCCCCACCCCGGTGGGGCCGGAGGGCGAGCGTGCCTCAATGTTCAACGGCCTGGCGGACTCCATCTGGGCCGGTACCAAGAAGAAGGATGCCTCCATCAAGTGGGTGGAATACCTCGCCTCGGCCGACTGCCAGGACGTTGTAGCTGCCAAGGCCGTAGTCTTCCCCGCGCTCAAGGCATCCTCGGACAAGGCCGCGGAAGCGTTCGCCGCCAAGGGTGTGGACGTCTCCGCCTTCACCGAGCACGTCAAAAACAAGACCACGTTCCTGTACCCGATCACGGACAACACCGCAAAGGTCAAGGGCATCATGGAGCCCGCCATGGACGCCGTGGTCTCCGGCAAGGCGCCCGCAAGCTCCCTCACCCAGGCCAACGAACAGGTCAACGCCCTGTTCAAGTAG
- a CDS encoding carbohydrate ABC transporter permease, whose amino-acid sequence MSSIAQELIPPEAREPGGGRIRRTKGGRVRRLSRRDKVVLSLMVGIPTLIELAMVWLPMLMSVGLSFTRWNGLDLGDIRPAGTENYQFISQDYPPFWPAVQHNMLWLLFLALIATPLGLLLAVLLDQNIRGSKIYQSIFFAPVMLSLALIGIIWQLFYQRDNGLLNFLLGTAGTPQAVDWFGDSSVNIWAAMIAATWRHAGYVMLLYLAGLKGVDPSLKEAAAIDGASAVQTFFRVVFPAMRPINIVIVVITIIESLRAFDVVYVINRGTNGLEMLSALVIQNLVGEGQVIGVGSALAVVLLVISLVPIVFYLSRTFGKENKA is encoded by the coding sequence ATGAGCAGCATCGCACAAGAACTGATCCCGCCCGAAGCGCGGGAACCCGGCGGCGGCCGTATCCGCCGGACCAAAGGCGGGCGGGTCCGCCGCCTTTCCCGACGGGACAAAGTAGTCCTGTCCCTGATGGTGGGGATCCCCACCCTGATCGAACTGGCCATGGTGTGGCTGCCGATGCTGATGTCGGTAGGGCTCAGCTTCACCCGCTGGAACGGCCTGGACCTGGGCGACATCCGCCCCGCCGGCACGGAGAACTATCAATTCATCTCCCAGGACTATCCACCGTTCTGGCCGGCTGTGCAGCACAACATGCTGTGGCTCCTGTTCCTGGCCCTGATTGCCACACCGCTGGGGTTGCTGCTGGCCGTACTCCTTGACCAGAACATCCGCGGCAGCAAGATCTACCAGAGCATCTTCTTCGCGCCCGTGATGTTGTCGCTGGCCCTGATCGGCATCATCTGGCAGCTCTTCTACCAGCGCGACAACGGACTTTTGAACTTCCTGCTGGGCACCGCGGGGACACCGCAGGCTGTTGACTGGTTCGGGGACTCCTCCGTGAACATCTGGGCAGCCATGATCGCCGCCACATGGCGGCATGCCGGCTACGTCATGCTCCTGTACCTGGCCGGGCTGAAGGGCGTGGACCCGAGCCTGAAGGAGGCCGCGGCCATCGACGGGGCCAGCGCCGTGCAGACTTTCTTCCGCGTGGTCTTTCCTGCCATGCGGCCTATCAACATCGTCATTGTGGTGATCACCATCATCGAATCACTGCGGGCCTTTGACGTGGTGTACGTCATTAACCGCGGCACCAACGGCCTGGAAATGCTCAGCGCCCTGGTGATCCAGAACCTGGTGGGCGAAGGCCAGGTGATCGGCGTGGGCTCCGCCCTGGCAGTGGTGCTGCTGGTCATTTCCCTCGTCCCCATCGTCTTCTACCTCAGCCGCACCTTTGGCAAGGAGAACAAAGCATGA